The Chitinophagaceae bacterium genome segment ATTGTTACAATAATTGTTTGTATTATTTACCATGGCCTCTATATAAAACCGCTGACTGCCGGGAGAGACCAGGTTTGTGATTGCTGAATTTCTACAGCATAGTCTATAGCTAAACTTCCAGTCAGTGCAATTTTGAGGTAGTGTGACAATCCCCTTGTAAATATGTTGTTCAATTCCCGGTAAATTACCACCATTACACCTGCTTTGAGGCATTTGCTGTGGGCATAGTGGTGAAATTTCCTGAAAACTTACCTTGCTCATAGCTCCGGTACTGAAACTTTGATTACAACTTTGGGAGCTAACCGTTAGATTTACTGTATTTGGAGCTCCAATTCCTGCACAATCCCTGTATAAGTTTAAAGTGATTTCATATTGATTGTTACCTAAGCAAATATATGTAATGTCTCCACCAACTGCATGTGATGCTTTGAGTTGAGAGTTTGAGAGGATGAGCACAAAAAACAGTAATCCCGCTATATATATGTAAATTCTTTTCATAAAAATTATTTTTAAACCTAAATGGCTGAAATTTAGAAGCTAATTTACTATATTTTTAGAATTCTTTCCATAAAAAAAAACATGCAATTATTACTTAGAAGAAAGTTTGAGAGGTATTAAAATGAGATTCTTATTTTGAAGTCAGGCGTAACTCTATGTGCTTTTTTAGGCTACCTCTTACACATGGCTGTATATTACTATATTCTTCAAATCCTTTAAAATTAGAGCTTTCAGCTAATGCATTTCTTACATTAAATTTATGTAAATCATAAGACGGACAAATATTTTCTTTTCGAAATTTTGTTGCCAGATATTCTTGCTCTGTTTGCCCTTTCGTTGGGATAAAAATTGCTTTTTTCTGCAAAAAAAATAAATCCATAACAGTGGTATATCCCGAGCGGCTAATTATAATATTCGCATTTTTAAAAAAAATAATTAATTCTGTTGGACTTAAAAACGGATAGTAAGTACAATTTCCATACTTTTTTGATTGCTTTACTGCATTTAAGTCGCCACCTATTAATACATTAGGTTCTTCTAATTGAGAAAGCTGTTTCAAAAGTATGTTTTTAAATTTTGACCTGCCTGGTTCAGGACCGGAACATATTGCTAAAATTTCTTTTGAACCGGTGGCCTGAAGCTGATTGTTCTTAGTATCACTGAACCTGCTCAGTGGACCTATATAAAACTGTGGGATATCCAATTCAATATTATGTGATAATTTACCGGATAAATTTTCTGTTTTTTCAAAGTCAGGGATCCAGCATTCATCGAACTTATTGATATAAGAATGGTTTAAGCGGTTTAAAAAATTTTCCAGAAATTTTAGATATCCCGGCATTAAAATTTGCAATTGATGGGTAATAAATATGTTTTTACATTTAGTAGATCGAAACCCATAACGATTATCGGAAATTATGAAATCAAATTTCCATTTTTCAGTAAGTGCATTTGCTATCTCTGTTTCTTCTTTTATGATTTTTAAAAAGTGATGACTTTGTTTTGCCATTTCCAGTTCCAAG includes the following:
- a CDS encoding glycosyltransferase — encoded protein: MLKICIAPLDWGLGHAGRMIPIIKELDKQNHDVFIAGAEEVIRFLKYEFPNLTYIPIPAYKPKYGSRLPLELEMAKQSHHFLKIIKEETEIANALTEKWKFDFIISDNRYGFRSTKCKNIFITHQLQILMPGYLKFLENFLNRLNHSYINKFDECWIPDFEKTENLSGKLSHNIELDIPQFYIGPLSRFSDTKNNQLQATGSKEILAICSGPEPGRSKFKNILLKQLSQLEEPNVLIGGDLNAVKQSKKYGNCTYYPFLSPTELIIFFKNANIIISRSGYTTVMDLFFLQKKAIFIPTKGQTEQEYLATKFRKENICPSYDLHKFNVRNALAESSNFKGFEEYSNIQPCVRGSLKKHIELRLTSK